GCGCGATGGCACCAGTGGCTTGCCGATCGGTACGGAACGGTCGACGCGCTTAATCGGCGCTGGAGCACCGAATATTGGAGCCAGCGCTACCAGCGCTTCGATCAGGTCCGGCTGACGCTGGATCGGGACCAGAACCCCGCGCTGGTGCTCGATGCGCATCGCTTCTTCACGTCGACCTGGGCCTCCTATGTCGCCGAACAAGTTGCGGCGATCCGTGCCCATGCCGATCCGCGCCAGTTCGTGACAACCAATTCGACGCTCTGGAACGATCGCTACGACGCCTATCCCGTTCACGCCTCGCTCGATCTCGCGTCATGGGACGCCTATGTACCGAACGGGCGGCCGGACTGGATGGCGCTTGCCCTGCATCACGCGGTGGTCCGCGGCTTCAAGCGGCGCAATTTCTGGGTGATGGAAGCGCAGCCCGGCTGGGTGAACTGGGGCGCCAACAATCGCACGCTCGATCCCGGCCAGACGCGCGAGCTGGCGTGGCAGGCCGTGGCGCATGGCGCCGATGCGGTGCTTTACTGGCAGTGGCGCAGCGCACCCGGTGGCCAAGAGCAATATCACGGCACCCTGGTCGGCGCCGATGGCACGCCGATGCCGGTGTACCCCGAGATCGCCAGAACCGCCGCCGAGTTCGCCCGGATCGGGCCGCTGCTGGCCGGCACCGCGCCGCAGGCCGAGATCGCGATGCTCTATTCGCGCGACAGTCGCTGGGCGATCGAGCAACAGCGGTTCGCGCGCGATTATGATCCGGTCGCTGTCATGAAGGACTGGTATCGGCCGCTGTTCGCCGCCGGCCAGCCGATCGACGTGCTGCCCCCGGACGCAGACCTCTCGCGCTACCGGCTGGTGCTCGCGCCATGGCTGAACGTGCTGGATGGCGCGACCGCCGCCGCACTCGAACGCTACGTGCGCGGCGGCGGACAACTGATTCTCGGCCCGCGCTCCGGTATGAAGGATGGGGACAATGCGCTGTGGCCGATGCGCCAGCCGGGCCCGCTGGCCGGCCTGCTGGGCGCGCATGTCGAGGCATTTTACGCACTCGACGAAACGGCGCCCGTCATCGGCGCGGTGACCGGGATCGCGCGAAGCTGGGCCGAGACGCTCGCGGTCGATCGTTCTGATGTGGAAGTAATCGCACGCTATGCTGCGGGCGGCTGGCTAGCCGGGAAGCCGGCGATCGTCACGCGCGCGATCGGCCGTGGGCGCGTTACGTATGTCGGCGCGCTGCTGGATGTCGATGGTCAGGCTGCGCTTGCCCGAATGCTCGTGCGCGATGTACCCACCGCCGCGCCCGCGGACGGGATCGAACGCGCGATCCGGCAGGATGGAGAACGCCGAATTCTCATCGCAATCAACCATGCGGACCACCCCGCGCCATTCGCCGTCCCGCCGCGCGCCAGGCTGGTGCTTGGCGACTTAAGCGAGGGACAAATCGCCGGACATGGTATTGCGGTGATCGCGTTGGCCGAAAACCACGGCCCTAGTGAAAGCAGCAAATGACGGGAGGATCGATGAGACGGGCGCTATGGACCCTTGCCTGCTGTGCGACGAGCCTATTGCTTTCGCCTTTGGCGTTCGCGCAACAATCGCCCGCCGATCTGTTCGGTCCGTTGTTCGC
Above is a genomic segment from Erythrobacter sp. 3-20A1M containing:
- a CDS encoding beta-galactosidase; this encodes MPRLRFASLLALLLALAGPAAASDAPFAAASLSIGTSWYPEQWPEERWEADLALMERAHFRVVRLGEFAWARMEPADGQFDFAWLDRAIAAAERHGLKVVLGTPTAAPPIWLTEAHPDTLRMDEDGRVQPHGGRQQGSGASATYRRYAVRIARAMAQRYGNNPAVVGWQIDNELGVETFDRDASARWHQWLADRYGTVDALNRRWSTEYWSQRYQRFDQVRLTLDRDQNPALVLDAHRFFTSTWASYVAEQVAAIRAHADPRQFVTTNSTLWNDRYDAYPVHASLDLASWDAYVPNGRPDWMALALHHAVVRGFKRRNFWVMEAQPGWVNWGANNRTLDPGQTRELAWQAVAHGADAVLYWQWRSAPGGQEQYHGTLVGADGTPMPVYPEIARTAAEFARIGPLLAGTAPQAEIAMLYSRDSRWAIEQQRFARDYDPVAVMKDWYRPLFAAGQPIDVLPPDADLSRYRLVLAPWLNVLDGATAAALERYVRGGGQLILGPRSGMKDGDNALWPMRQPGPLAGLLGAHVEAFYALDETAPVIGAVTGIARSWAETLAVDRSDVEVIARYAAGGWLAGKPAIVTRAIGRGRVTYVGALLDVDGQAALARMLVRDVPTAAPADGIERAIRQDGERRILIAINHADHPAPFAVPPRARLVLGDLSEGQIAGHGIAVIALAENHGPSESSK